A single window of Intrasporangium calvum DSM 43043 DNA harbors:
- a CDS encoding MarR family winged helix-turn-helix transcriptional regulator → MTAGPSPSPEMSSRVPEWRSTGTLAALQELLDVAGSAPEAVARRAGISTSEVHSMRLLSQSPMGPVELARHLGVTSAASSGVVDRLVAHGHAERRPHPADGRRTVVVVTEQGRAAVIGWLLPMFQALAALDQSLSEVERAVVERYLTGAVEALRSLL, encoded by the coding sequence ATGACAGCCGGGCCCTCGCCTTCGCCCGAGATGTCCTCCCGCGTGCCCGAGTGGCGATCCACTGGCACCCTGGCCGCCCTGCAGGAGCTGCTCGACGTGGCCGGGTCAGCCCCGGAGGCGGTCGCTCGTCGCGCCGGCATCTCCACCTCCGAGGTGCACTCGATGCGCCTGCTGTCCCAGTCGCCGATGGGCCCGGTCGAGCTGGCCCGCCACCTCGGCGTCACCTCCGCAGCATCGTCGGGCGTCGTCGACCGGCTGGTCGCCCACGGTCACGCGGAGCGACGGCCCCACCCGGCCGATGGCCGTCGGACCGTGGTCGTCGTCACCGAGCAGGGACGAGCCGCGGTCATCGGCTGGCTGCTGCCGATGTTCCAGGCGCTGGCCGCCCTCGACCAGTCGCTCAGCGAGGTGGAGAGAGCCGTCGTCGAGCGCTATCTCACGGGAGCCGTCGAGGCTCTGCGCTC